Proteins encoded by one window of Chanos chanos chromosome 7, fChaCha1.1, whole genome shotgun sequence:
- the LOC115816201 gene encoding transmembrane protein 68-like: MDVEASDVISCLWDLLWWACSPFVLVFLLPFVIVFFLYLSILFLHLYKRKNELKEAYTHTLWQCARRTLATLWDAHATVWHGYELHGLEKIPDSGPALIVYYHGAIPIDYYYFLARVIILKGRTCHSVADHILFKMPGFKLLLEVFSVIHGPREECVRALRNGHLLGISPGGVREALLSDQMYPLMWGKRTGFAQVAIDSGVPVIPMFTQNVREGFRSLGTLRFFRWVYERYRVPIAPVYGGFPVKFRTYLGDPIPYDPSLTAEKLAEKVQLALQALIEQHQKIPGSIVRALLERFQPTDTAHATIKQD; the protein is encoded by the exons ATGGACGTGGAGGCttctgatgtcatttcctgcctGTGGGACTTACTGTGGTGGGCATGTTCTCCATTCGTGCTGGTCTTCCTCCTGCCCTTTGTCATTGTATTCTTCCTTTACCTGtccatcctcttcctccacctctaTAAGAGGAAGAACGAGTTGAAGGaggcgtacacacacacgctgtggcAGTGTGCACGAAGAACCTTGGCAACGCTTTGGGACGCCCACGCTACTGTCTGGCATG GTTACGAGCTGCACGGATTGGAGAAGATTCCGGATTCAGGCCCGGCATTGATTGTGTACTATCACGGGGCTATTCCTATAGACTATTACTACTTCCTGGCCAGAGTCATCATCCTGAAGGGACGAACTTGCCACTCAGTGGCTGATCACATCCTGTTTAAAatgccag gGTTTAAGCTGCTGTTGGAGGTCTTTAGCGTGATTCATGGCCCTCGTGAGGAGTGTGTGCGGGCGCTGAGGAATGGGCATCTTCTGGGCATCTCTCCAGGTGGTGTGAGAGAAGCGTTGCTAAGTGACCAGATGTACCCGTTAATGTGGGGCAAACGCACAGGATTTGCACAGGTGGCCATCGACTCTGGAGTG CCTGTTATTCCGATGTTTACACAGAATGTACGAGAAGGATTCCGGTCACTTGGAACACTAA GGTTTTTCCGATGGGTGTACGAGAGGTACCGTGTGCCTATAGCTCCAGTGTACGGTGGTTTTCCGGTCAAATTCCGCACTTACTTGGGTGACCCGATTCCATACGACCCCAGCTTAACAGCAGAGAAACTGGCGGAGAAG gtgcagCTAGCTCTCCAGGCTCTGATTGAACAGCATCAGAAGATTCCGGGCAGTATTGTTCGAGCACTGTTAGAAAGATTCCAGCCCACAGACACTGCACACGCAACAATCAAACAAGACTAA